Within Salvia splendens isolate huo1 chromosome 21, SspV2, whole genome shotgun sequence, the genomic segment CCAATATGTGGCGTAGTCCCAATCTTCTGCCTCAGAACTTTGGTCTCTCTTGTTTTCTCGACTATTGGTTTTGTGTTTATCTTTTTTGCTTAACGCTTATTGTGTTAGTGCATTGCTTCAGGATTCATGAAACCTTCAAACCATGACTACTCTTTTTGTGTTTTACatgtgagattattttataattttcaatCAGTTTAATTTGTTGCGTTTTTAAGGGGCATTAAATAAGTCAGCCGTTATCTAGTcgtataaaattatctttagcAGTTATTTTTTAAGCAATATATGAAATAAATCACCACAATACCACcaaatttgattttttgttaacTTAGTTATGAATCAAGCTTCAGCTTATAGAATCCAGTGTATAACATTTTTTCATATTCAAGCAATAAAATTAAAGGAGAACAAGACAGAAAAAGTGCGAAGTCATAGCAAACAAAAAAGTAATTACTAGTATTATCATAAAttaatggagtaatttttttgacGTCGTTTTTCCTCTGTGAGAGagcatttattttaattcaacatTATAAAATTGGCGTGCTTTTGTGTTGACAGAAAATGAGGTGGCACGTTTGGTAAATTTTACCTTTATTCTTTATTAATGGAGTACAAAGTTTGAATAGGATCACATGAGTAGattctatatttttattgtttttgaaGTTAAAGAAGATTATACGACTAAAATTACGCAAATTAGACAAATTCTTGACACTAAATACGAAGTTGTTTGActaaaattcaaacaaaataaaataaagattagAGAATCTTTAAATATAGTGTTTGCAATATTTTGTGGCAATTTTCCTTATATAATAAGCTAATAAGGAAGGTAAGATAATTGCCAATTTTATTTGAGTCAAAACAATATTGCGGAATCTACctttaaacttaaattcttaaCATTTCCtcttaatttttcttaaatttattTCAATACTCCtacgtcccaagttacttgaatcattttcatttttggctaaaaacaaaacatctaatcacaccaactttttttctttctcttactttattttctctcctctcctctcccttactttattttactttatttaactcattaaatacaatttttttaaatttcgtaTCGAAAAGAAACACCTCAAGTAATATGAGATagaaggagtactattttttaaataatgtgaCGAACTAGTCAACGAATATCTTAATTTCCAAGTAAGTCTGACTCTTTTAacgatgttaattaatttattatatttcaaataattGCCTCTAAAGAGTTAACCTAGTCCAACCAAGAAAACCTTCTGAAAAAAGTGTGAACTTTACGGTACAACTACGTAAGGCAAAGGTACCACCTACACATCACTTTATCATATTTCCATCCGCCATTACCACCTTTTGAATAACTTAGCCCTCTCAATTCCCATTTCCGCCATCAACATCAAAACCACCCAAATCTAAaccccaccgccgccgccgtaATCGCCACCACCGCGGCGGTCGCGGTTATTAATCTCGATAATCACAGGAATCACCTCCATCGCCTTTCCAAAATCCTCAGATCTCTGCGAATGCAGCTATGAATCAAAGCGGAGAGGAAGAAGACGTTTACAACATCATCCCCGTCCACAATCTCCTCGCCGATCACCCCTCCCTCCGATTCCCCGAGgtgcgcgccgccgccgccgccctccGCTCCGTCGGGGACCTCCGCAAGCCTCCTTTCGCGCCATGGAAGCCTCATTACGACCTCCTCGATTGGCTAGCCGCATTCTTCGGCTTCCAGGCCTCCAGCATGAAGAACCAGAGGGAACACCTCGTCCTACACCTCTCCAACGCGCAGATGCGCCTCTCGCCGCCGGCTGACGACGTCGACGCACTCGACCCGACCGTCATCCGCCGCTTCCGCCGCTCGCTCCTGAAGAATTACTCGAATTGGTGCTCGTACCTCAACGTCAAGTCGAGCGTCTGGCTCACCGAATCGCACTCGCGCCACGGGGAGTCGGATCACCGGCGGGAGCTGCTGTACGTGTCGCTTTATCTCCTGATTTGGGGTGAGTCGGCTAACTTGCGCTTTGTTCCTGAATgtatttgctttatttttcaCAACATGGCGATGGAAATGAATAAGATATTGGAGGATTATATCGATGACAACACGGGGATGCCGTATTTGCCCTCTGTATCTGGGGAGAATGcttatttgaataaaattgtGAAGCCAATTTATGATACAATTAATGACGAGGTGGAAAATAGTAAGAATGGGACGGCGCCGCATTCTGCGTGGCGGAATTATGACGATATAAACGAGTACTTTTGGAGTAAGAGGTGTTTTGAGAAGCTGAAATGGCCGATGGATCTCGGGAGTAATTTCTTGGTGACGGGACACAAGGGACGGAAGGTTGGGAAGACTGGGTTTGTGGAGCAGAGGTCATTTTGGAACTTGTTTAGGAGCTTTGATAAGTTGTGGATTATGCTGTTTTTGTTTCTTCAGGCGGCAATTATTGTTGCTTGGGAGGGGAGGGAGGACCCGTGGCAGTCGTTGAGAACTACCGAAGTTCAGGGTAGGTGCTTGACCGTGTTTATAACATGGAGTGCTCTGAGGTTCTTACAGTCTCTGTTGGATATCGGAATGCAGTACAGCTTGGTTTCAAGGGAGACTAAGTCTTTAATGGTGAGAATGATTTTGAAAACTGTGGTTGCGGCTGGGTGGATTGTTGTGTTTGGGGTATTTTACTGGAGGATTTTGGATCAGAAAGATCGTGATCTTAACTGGGATAGTGGCGCGACAAGGAGGAGAATGGTTAATTTTCTTGAGGTTGTGGTGGCTTTTCTTGCTCCAGAGCTGTTGGCTGTGGCTTTATTTGTGCTACCATGGATTAGGAATTTTTTGGAGAACACAAACTGGAAGATATTTTATATGCTGACGTGGTGGTTCCAGAGCAGCACTTTTGTGGGTCGAGGACTGAGTGAAGGTCTTGTTGACAACATTAAGTACAGCATTTTCTGGATCGTTGTGCTTTCCACAAAGTTTGTTTTTAGTTACTTCATGCAGATTAAACCCATGATTGCTCCAACAAAGGCTTTGCTGGGTCTCAAAAATGTTACTTATGAGTGGCATGAGTTCTTTGGCCACAGTAATCAGTTTGCAGTTGGGCTGTTGTGGCTTCCAGTTATTCTGATTTACCTAATGGATATCCAGATTTGGTACTCAATATACTCTTCATTTGTTGGTGCTACAGTTGGGTTGTTTGATCACTTGGGTGAAATTCGGAATATGCAGCAGTTGAGGTTGAGATTTCAGTTCTTTGCTAGTGCTCTCCAGTTTAATCTTATGCCTAAGGAGCAGCTCTTGAATGCAAGAGGTAATATTAAGAACAAGATCAAGGATGCCATTCATCGATTGAAGCTGAGATATGGACTGGGCCGGCCATTTAAGAAACTTGAATCCAACCATGTCGAGGCCTACAAATTTGCATTAATATGGAATGAGGTAATCAAAACATTCAGAGAGGAAGACATCGTCTCTGACCGTGAGGTTGAGCTTTTGGAGCTGCTTCAAAATGACGGGAATGATCCTATAAGTAACTGGGAAATTAGGGTGATTCAGTGGCCATGCGTGCTCCTGTGTAATGAGCTGCTTTTGGCTCTGAGCCAGGCAAAAGAGTTAATAGATGCTCCTGACAGGTGGCTTTGGTATAAGATCTGCAAGTCTGAGTATCGACGTTGTGCAGTTATTGAAGCATACGACAGCTTGAAGCATATTTTGCCAGCAATTGTGAAGTATGATTCTGAGGAGCGCTCCATAATCAGAACTTATTTCcaagaaattgatcaaattGTTCAGAGGGGAAAATTCACAAAAACCCATAACCTGACTGCCCTCCCCAAGATCTATGAAAAGTTGGTCCGTCTTCTTGATCTTGTCGTCAAGGTTGATTTAAATGCTGATAAGGTGGTGAATGCTCTTCAGGCCCTTTACGAGGTGGCTATCAGAGATTTCCTGAAAGATCCAAGAAACAGTGACCAGCTGATTGCTGATGGTCTGGCTCCTCAAAAGGCAGTTTCTGGTGAAGCATTGCTTTTTCAGAGTGCTGTTGAGTTGCCTAGTTCAAGTAATGAAGCTTTCTATCGCCGGGTTCGGCGGTTGCATACCATTCTCACCTCTCGTGACTCAATGCTAAAGGTTCCAGAAAATCTTGAGGCAAGACGTAGGATTGCCTTCTTTAGTAATTCCTTGTTCATGAACATGCCTCATGCTCCTCAAGTTGACAAAATGAGAGCCTTCAGTGTTCTAACCCCATATTACAATGAAGAGGTACTATTCAGCAAGGAACAGCTACGAACTGAGAATGAAGATGGGATTTCAACCCTTTACTACATGCAAACCATTTATGCCCGTGACTGGAGGAACTTCATTGAGAGGATGCGTAGAGAAGGGATGAAAAGTGAAAGAGAACTGTGGACAACTAGGCTGAGAGATCTTCGATTATGGGCATCATACAGAGGTCAGACACTTACCCGCACAGTGAGGGGAATGATGTATTACTACCGTGCCCTTGAGTTGCTGGCTTTTCTGGATTCTGCTTCTGAGGTGGACATGAGAGAAGGATCTCCACGTCTGAGTTCCATGAGGCGTAATGATGAAGCAGACTGTTTGTTAGAGCTGTCACCCACTTCAAGAACATTGAGCAGAGCCAGTAGTTCAGTCAGTCTTCTTTATAAAGGGCATGAGCGTGGAGCAGCTTTAATGAAATTTACTTACGTAGTTGCATGCCAGATTTATGGTTCTCAAAAGGCGAAGAAAGATCCCCGGGCTGAGGAGATACTTTATTTGATGAAAATTAATGAAGCTCTTCGTGTTTCCTATGTTGATGAGGTACAGTCAGGGAAGGATGAGAAAGAGTATTACTCTGTCCTGGTTAAATATGACCAAAAGTTGCAGAAAGAAGTTGAGATATATCGGGTCAAGCTGCCTGGTCCGGTGAAGCTTGGCGAAGGGAAACCAGAGAATCAGAATCACGCGATTATATTCACCAGGGGAGATGCAATTCAAACCATTGACATGAACCAGGATAACTACTTTGAGGAAGCTCTAAAGATGCGGAATCTCTTGGAGGAATTCAAGTCTTTCTATGGTATCAGAAAACCTACCATCCTAGGAGTTCGGGAGCACATTTTTACAGGTTCTGTATCATCACTTGCTTTGTTCATGTCTGCTCAGGAGACGAGCTTTGTCACCTTGGGGCAGCGTGTTTTAGCAAATCCATTGAAAGTTCGAATGCATTATGGGCATCCTGATGTGTTCGACAGGTTTTGGTTTCTAACTCGGGGAGGCATAAGCAAGGCTTCCAGAGTAATCAACATCAGTGAGGATATTTTTGCTGGATTCAATTGCACACTGAGAGGTGGAAATGTTACCCATCATGAATACATCCAAGTTGGAAAGGGTAGGGATGTTGGGCTGAATCAAATCTCTATGTTTGAAGCCAAGGTTGCCAGTGGGAATGGTGAACAGATACTAAGTCGAGATGTTTATAGGTTGGGTCATCGTCTGGACTTCTTCCGAATGCTTTCATTCTTTTATACAACTGTTGGCTTTTTCTTCAATACCATGATGATTCTCCTCACCGTGTATGCATTTTTGTGGGGTCGGCTGTATATGGCATTAAGTGGGGTTGAAGGTGCTGCCTTGTCAAATGTCAATGATAATCGAGCACTTGGTACAATCTTGAACCAGCAGCTCATCATCCAACTTGGTCTCTTTACTGCCTTGCCAATGGTTGTGGAGAACTCCCTTGAGCATGGATTTCTGAACTCTATCTGGGATTTTCTAACAATGCAGCTCCATCTTTCTTCAGTGTTTTATACATTTTCCATGGGGACTCGTGGTCATTACTTTGGCAGAACAGTTCTACATGGTGGTGCAAAATACCGTGCAACCGGCCGTGGTTTTGTGGTGCAGCATAAGAGCTTTGCTGAGAACTATAGATTATATGCTCGTAGCCATTTTGTTAAGGCTATTGAACTTGGATTAATACTTACTGTTTATGCTTGTTACAGCCCAGTAGCTAAAGATACTTTGGTGTACATAGCATTGACTATTAGCAGTTGGTTTTTAGTGGTTTCGTGGATTATGGGTCCCTTCATTTTTAACCCTTTGGGCTTTGATTGGTTAAAAACTGTGTACGACTTTGATGACTTCATGAATTGGGTATGGTTCAAGGGTGGTGTGTTTGCAAAATCTGAACAGAGCTGGGAAAAGTGGTGGTACGAAGAGCAAGATCATTTAAGGACGACTGGGCTTTGGGGGAAAATGCTGGAGACCATTTTGAACCTCCGTTTCTTCTTTTTCCAGTATGGTATCGTGTATCACTTAGGCATTGCTGCTGGTAGCAAGAGCGTTGCTGTTTACTTGCTCTCATGGATATATGTGTTCGTGgcttttgggttttatttggTAATAGCTTATGCTCGGGAGAAATATGCAGCAAAGGAGCACATTTACTACCGTTTGGTTCAGTTCCTTGTGATCATCTTTGGAATAGTTGTTATAGTTGCCTTGCTTCAGTTTACCGACTTCAAATTAGTGGATTTCTTCACCAGCTTATTGGCTTTTGTTCCTACGGGCTGGGGATTCATATGTATTGCACAGGTCTTTCGCCACTTTCTGCAGAAAACAATGGTTTGGGAGATTGTCATGTGTGTAGCTCGAATGTATGACATCATGTTTGGGGTTATTGTCATGGCCCCCGTCGCCCTTCTGTCATGGCTGCCTGGATTCCAGAATATGCAGACTAGGATTCTGTTCAACCAAGCTTTCAGTCGCGGGTTACACATATCCCAAATTCTGGCTGGAAAGAAACCCAAGGCTGAGGAGTGAGTTAAGGTATTACTTTCACCTAGATCACACCTTTTATCCTACATTATATGAAATGATTTGAGTATGAATACGAATATGGAATACCTCTACCCAATTTCTTCATTTACTGCTGTTATTATCTTCTGTATCTGATTGATAAAAGCTATACATTTGTGTGTATCTATGTTCTGGCATGTATAATCTTTTCGTGGTAGTTTTCCAGATGTATCGAATCGATGCTAAGAGAATTGAACTTTGAAATGCAGGTTTAGAGTTTACTTGTGAAATAGATAGAACAAACACAGAGCTGAAGATTCTAATTGTTTTTCGTCTTTGCCGgtttctccatctctctctaGCTGTTgataaattttcatttgtttgtGTTCATCAATTTATGACCCAGATTTTGTATAAAGTATGGAGGATGTTATGTTTTTTTCATCTCCGAGTAAATATATTAGTTCCAGATTTTATTCATCCCAACTTTTCAGTGTAACCAGCAAATCTGGAAACTCTCATGACTTTGAAGTTTCTTAGTACTATTAATGAAAATAAGCTTAGAAAGTCTCTTTATTCATAGTCCTTGTCACGTGTTTCAAAATTGTCCATATTCAAGAAATGCAAAGTTGATATTTgtaaaatattaacaaaattagTGGGGgcctaaataaataaaatacatgtgGGCGACTTCTCCACTAGTATGCATTGTCAGTTTCTTTATTACTACGACTGCGTGAATTTATTGATATACAAACAACGTGTTGAATCGACAACCATGGATGCATTATACGCAATatcaattaaatttttattttatgtttcataATAATCTCCTAGAATCAAGCTAATGATTTCCTACATCAAGTGTGgcatattaaaatattagtattactcTAAATTTATGAATACTATAGTAAATTTTTAATCGCGAAAGAGTTGACATTTTCCATTTAAAcctacaaaaacattttcaatttttaaatcttATAGACGACTCACTCAATGATTAAACAAAAAACTTCGTGTGCcaacatttaataaaataaagtttaTAGCTGCGACCCGATCTGagaattcaataaaaaattaagttaCTCCAAATAAATTATCACCACAAATTAGAGTCTAATTGTGTAAGTGATTTTCAAATATCAAAGCCATTTTTCCTTTGCAatactatttttaaatttctataaataaatttatttttacaatttgTGTGATTTATATCTCGGCCtatttttggttaatttatAGACACAAGCCATAACagctgatggggtacgtactaaacaagcccaatagcagtgacggcccatcagcccaaagcccaaggaagagtatcagttcggcattaccaaagagttcggccccagcctacagctcggtaaaagccgacccaaggaagagtatcagttcggcattaccaaagagttcggccccagcctacagctcggtaaaagccgaccaatcaagctctactctcagattggcaaaagctgctcggcaatagttcagcagttcggtctcagttttcaaccgaactgggagatagtggactcatgcagaacctccacgacctccactacacgatctatttagtggtggacccatgcaggatctcatgacctccacgacatccacgatctaattagtgatgatgtaagccacgacctaattagtgatgatgtaagccacgacctagttagtggtgatgcaagccacgatcttagttcaatgtataaatagaacttagatcagatagactagggaaaaagagagctctctagacatcaaatatcatatagcaagtctgtatttgtaagctgtaaaccagatcaagcaatacaatcttgccctcctttcttcccgtggatgtagatttacctcagtaaatcgaaccacgtaattccttgtgtcgtgatctatattttcttttacctgcatttactaccatcaaaaattcgtccaaccatcactggcgccgtctgtgggaaacagagaaccaaatctgtgataaaagcgagtttttgatcctcttccaccaaaaaaatgcataccagatcacataacacccataataccgttcgtgataaccctgaggaagctagtccagcccgcaggtctggaaaacagcctcgggagaaatctacttccagttctcacggagaaggaacaagccgctcaaagactcatcgccccgagtcttcccagcagcccgatttgaacgaggctgtcaagttgtttttggccgagaagcaggaagagttcttaattttcctgcaaaagggccaaaagccggagacgaaaacggtggattctccctcctcatccagacatgaaagtcactaccgcagtagtgccgtgtcttccaggaagaagaatcctcaaccccgacatgttcctgttcctcctcggtaccggaatcacaggagaactccatctcctccataccgaagagatgtcgggttcgccatgtacggagcattaaagactccgttctcggacgatatcacccgaactcccttgccacagaactaccgaactccgtcgatgacttatgacgggttagtgaatcctcatgacttcctgggacgctatcagtacaacatggcgaaccagggtctcaatgaggtccatatgtgcaagctgtttcccgagctgcttatcgggaacgcaagaaggtggttcgatagcctcccccaaggcagcattagatcttaccgagatctaatggatgctttccacaggaggttctttcagaaagcggaagcccgaatcacttcggctcagctgctttctatacgtcaaggtcgcgacgaaaagatcagcgactttatgacgagattccacaaggaatgcctacaagtagataatctcaatgatctacttgtcatttcggcattccaaaatggaatcctacccggagctctctacagaaagctcgtggaatgcagtccgcaaacagctcaagagatgtgggacattgcggaccagttctcccgtgccgatgaggcagaccgtcgcaaacggtctttagacagctcattccgaggagacaggaggaagcccgatcatagcgatcagggacatcctcgccgaactccttttggcgatcagggacatcctcgccgaactccttttggcgatcagggacatcctcgccgaactccttttggcgatcagaggcttcctcgccgaactccttccccactaaaggagggatagcggtcatccgaggtgatcaaaaaagagcgagtgtttgcagattgcgcttaaaagtgccgagcaatcagatcggcaccatcaagcatagcaatcacagcagccggagtcagaggcaggcgaaatgaccgaagtcacaccggagccgaactcgatggtgtacggcactgaagccgtgattccggttgagatcggcgtacccagtccccgaactctaaatttctcctcagaaatgaatgatgacggactgagagccgaactagatctggccgaagaaagaagagaattggcctgcataaaagcagccaagtacaaggagcaagtagcccggtattataaccaaagggtgaaaaagctgcaatttcaagtgggagatctcgtcttgagaaacaacgaagtaagccgagcagaaaagctgggcaaactcgaacccacatgggaaggtccatatcgggtgtcagaagtcctcggcaaagggtcttataaattgactcacatgtcaggagaacaagtaccccgaacatggtacatttccaacctcaagaagttccatttgtaagagacagtccggtcagtcagtcttgtgtctagttcggtcctaggggtatgtgctttctttgttttttacttgtttttcatgtttgtctatgtgcgttttgtttgtctatgtgcgtgtcgtctcttacaaatgttactgaggtatcttgttcttcgaaggctgatcccctttttagaacatgtataagccaacgattgtgagtccaagcttctaaggaggatacaagaccacaattcagcttaagaaacaagcagttcgtctgaaacgaactgcaacaaagggaaagtccgatccacgcgataaaactcgccgaattaggacaagggaaagtccgatccacgcgataaaactcgccgaatcaggacaagggaaagtccgatccacgcgataaaactcgccgaattaggacaagggaaagtccgatccccaaattaggacaagggaaagtccgatccgagcgataaaactcgccaaattaggacacaagcttagtccggtcaaagaaatttacttcataagaccaaagacgagtccggtcaaagaagtttacttcataagaccaaagacgagtccggtcaaagaagtttatttcataagaccgaggaccaagtccggtcaaagaagtttacttcataagaccaaagacgagtccggtcaaagaagcttactttataagaccgaggacgagtccggtcaaagaagtttacttcataagaccgaggacgagcacgatgaaattttttcgctgagctgtaaatacgcagtgatagaagcgaaatgaagatttcatttattaaaacttgttcggcatacaactccgctgccctacgagaaggcgttacgctattacaaaggactattctactgtccacggttgctaaagttgagccacctattcaaaaaatcctcgtgaagccgagttcgggcgttctcggcagctgaagaataagcaggtcgacgagatgctctgatcgacctaccgccccttccctgagtccgggaagttctggcacctcggcggcgaagagtctcttcacgaagcatttgttgatcttgctcactcataatcacagctcctctgcgaacttcagtccgtcctcgtcttgacgtctccggttgttcctgagttcgttgctgacttgaagtagggttttgagcaagtgaatcagaggtttgagctagAGTGagaccatctgttggcgggaaatgcctaaggaacctctcgattgagggacgccgggaaagaatgatgtcgtaccgagaagcccagcgccgcaatgatttcacgacttgttggcaagccgagctctccagcgcattgttcctccggagtacatgatattcctcccacagttcgtcaactcgttcctgaacttcagagatggtcattcccccgcgcctgctgatgaaatcctcatacgcagtcctctcagcgacggcagtatttAGTTCGGCCTCCAGacctttcttttcggactctaagtccttattgtcggcctccagcttcactaaacaagccaagagttcgtcattcttcatctggtcagctatggcttttttctcagcttcatctaaagcggaagagtacagccgcttccagtgaagtacctccagctccttaagagttaagaatacaaagcagctatgtcagttcggcatttcagtttactgagcaggtagtaaatcacggacttcggccctctccagggaaagcccggagccgctgtcctattataaaaaaagaagcgatgttgccactttggccacttggttttgcagaaggccctaaaaggctgtaaagggatcaagtaaaaccaagatcctttcctcttaaactggaagaaattaaggattgccctcagagacagatccttatctagcctacgcagttcggcagcaaaggccgataagtgcctccaagagttcggagtcacctgacctaaagggagttgaaaaaaatcaagcagctctacaaagccagggggaagagggaaacgaagcccgcattccaagccggcttcataaacggtggcgtaaccctccggcggcgagtcagccctatgaaggtcgtcgggaatcgcaaccttccccccaggaaaaaaatatttttcgtgtagggatatcacagtatccttactcaagatgctgtgaaaatactctacggtcttctccccggattctttccggctagaagaccccttaccccctttcctaccgctacctgactcagaagaagaagaagaagacatggttcttactctttgaaagtctgaagaaattctgaagaaattcttgaaagcggaaggaaatttttacgcaaaagagagagaatgcagaagaagcaatagcaaaagtgttcaaatgatgaagaaaggacgtatttatcagattcggagaagatttcaaaatcatcgcaccgtttcgaatcccaccttttcaggattcaacggccggattttactgtcgcatttaatgcagtcacgtgcaaggcacgtcccctaacgtcagcctcccccgtacctttatccagaatgccgaagtgactcgcttcgccgaagtgattcacttcgcttttcgggggggtagtgatggggtacgtactaaacaagcccaatagcagtgacggcccatcagcccaaagcccaaggaagagtatcagttcggcattaccaaagagttcggccccagcctacagctcggtaaaagccgacccaaggaagagtatcagttcggcattaccaaagagttcggccccagcctacagctcggtaaaagccgaccaatcaagctctactctcagattggcaaaagctgctcggcaatagttcagcagttcggtctcagttttcaaccgaactgggagatagtggactcatgcagaacctccacgacctccactacacgatctatttagtggtggacccatgcaggatctcatgacctccacgacatc encodes:
- the LOC121783526 gene encoding callose synthase 12-like; translation: MNQSGEEEDVYNIIPVHNLLADHPSLRFPEVRAAAAALRSVGDLRKPPFAPWKPHYDLLDWLAAFFGFQASSMKNQREHLVLHLSNAQMRLSPPADDVDALDPTVIRRFRRSLLKNYSNWCSYLNVKSSVWLTESHSRHGESDHRRELLYVSLYLLIWGESANLRFVPECICFIFHNMAMEMNKILEDYIDDNTGMPYLPSVSGENAYLNKIVKPIYDTINDEVENSKNGTAPHSAWRNYDDINEYFWSKRCFEKLKWPMDLGSNFLVTGHKGRKVGKTGFVEQRSFWNLFRSFDKLWIMLFLFLQAAIIVAWEGREDPWQSLRTTEVQGRCLTVFITWSALRFLQSLLDIGMQYSLVSRETKSLMVRMILKTVVAAGWIVVFGVFYWRILDQKDRDLNWDSGATRRRMVNFLEVVVAFLAPELLAVALFVLPWIRNFLENTNWKIFYMLTWWFQSSTFVGRGLSEGLVDNIKYSIFWIVVLSTKFVFSYFMQIKPMIAPTKALLGLKNVTYEWHEFFGHSNQFAVGLLWLPVILIYLMDIQIWYSIYSSFVGATVGLFDHLGEIRNMQQLRLRFQFFASALQFNLMPKEQLLNARGNIKNKIKDAIHRLKLRYGLGRPFKKLESNHVEAYKFALIWNEVIKTFREEDIVSDREVELLELLQNDGNDPISNWEIRVIQWPCVLLCNELLLALSQAKELIDAPDRWLWYKICKSEYRRCAVIEAYDSLKHILPAIVKYDSEERSIIRTYFQEIDQIVQRGKFTKTHNLTALPKIYEKLVRLLDLVVKVDLNADKVVNALQALYEVAIRDFLKDPRNSDQLIADGLAPQKAVSGEALLFQSAVELPSSSNEAFYRRVRRLHTILTSRDSMLKVPENLEARRRIAFFSNSLFMNMPHAPQVDKMRAFSVLTPYYNEEVLFSKEQLRTENEDGISTLYYMQTIYARDWRNFIERMRREGMKSERELWTTRLRDLRLWASYRGQTLTRTVRGMMYYYRALELLAFLDSASEVDMREGSPRLSSMRRNDEADCLLELSPTSRTLSRASSSVSLLYKGHERGAALMKFTYVVACQIYGSQKAKKDPRAEEILYLMKINEALRVSYVDEVQSGKDEKEYYSVLVKYDQKLQKEVEIYRVKLPGPVKLGEGKPENQNHAIIFTRGDAIQTIDMNQDNYFEEALKMRNLLEEFKSFYGIRKPTILGVREHIFTGSVSSLALFMSAQETSFVTLGQRVLANPLKVRMHYGHPDVFDRFWFLTRGGISKASRVINISEDIFAGFNCTLRGGNVTHHEYIQVGKGRDVGLNQISMFEAKVASGNGEQILSRDVYRLGHRLDFFRMLSFFYTTVGFFFNTMMILLTVYAFLWGRLYMALSGVEGAALSNVNDNRALGTILNQQLIIQLGLFTALPMVVENSLEHGFLNSIWDFLTMQLHLSSVFYTFSMGTRGHYFGRTVLHGGAKYRATGRGFVVQHKSFAENYRLYARSHFVKAIELGLILTVYACYSPVAKDTLVYIALTISSWFLVVSWIMGPFIFNPLGFDWLKTVYDFDDFMNWVWFKGGVFAKSEQSWEKWWYEEQDHLRTTGLWGKMLETILNLRFFFFQYGIVYHLGIAAGSKSVAVYLLSWIYVFVAFGFYLVIAYAREKYAAKEHIYYRLVQFLVIIFGIVVIVALLQFTDFKLVDFFTSLLAFVPTGWGFICIAQVFRHFLQKTMVWEIVMCVARMYDIMFGVIVMAPVALLSWLPGFQNMQTRILFNQAFSRGLHISQILAGKKPKAEE